The Hyphococcus flavus genome contains a region encoding:
- a CDS encoding parallel beta-helix domain-containing protein, giving the protein MRLVLATAAFLALAACGQKETAPPPGDDSYQETLMTQLIDAKPGDVIEIPEGRFAFDRSLSLTVDGVTIRGAGMDKSVLTFANQIAGAEGLLVTASDFTIEDVAIEDTKGDALKISEGENIVIRRVRTEWTTGPKTENGAYGIYPVQVENLLMEDSVAIGASDAGLYIGQSKNVVIRNNRAEYNVAGIEIENTFDADVYGNVATNNTGGILVFNMPNLSQPGARTRVFNNEIYENNTKNFGHKGTPVASIPAGSGVVVNSNDQVEIFSNNIRDNKTANVIVASVFSSDIGDGDMAADFDPYPEKIFVYDNAFEGGGDNPDGLELQALKLAIAGPMGRIPDVLWDGYVDPDGSGPQDVLCVQNGEARVLNVDGPNDNKSPRIAETRDHDCTFEKLPEVELNEPLASL; this is encoded by the coding sequence ATGAGACTTGTTTTAGCGACTGCAGCATTTCTGGCGCTTGCGGCTTGCGGCCAAAAAGAAACTGCGCCGCCGCCGGGAGACGACAGCTATCAGGAAACGCTGATGACGCAACTGATCGATGCAAAGCCGGGCGATGTCATCGAAATCCCTGAAGGCCGCTTTGCGTTTGACCGCTCGCTAAGCCTGACGGTCGATGGCGTCACCATACGCGGCGCCGGCATGGACAAATCCGTTCTGACATTCGCCAATCAGATCGCCGGGGCCGAAGGCCTCCTCGTCACCGCCAGCGATTTTACGATTGAAGATGTAGCCATTGAAGACACGAAAGGCGATGCGCTGAAAATCTCAGAAGGTGAAAACATCGTCATTCGCCGTGTGCGCACGGAATGGACAACGGGTCCGAAGACCGAAAACGGCGCCTACGGTATCTACCCCGTACAAGTTGAAAACCTGTTGATGGAAGACAGCGTTGCGATTGGCGCCTCTGACGCCGGGCTTTACATTGGCCAGTCAAAAAACGTCGTCATCCGCAACAACCGCGCGGAATATAATGTCGCCGGCATTGAAATTGAAAACACATTTGATGCTGATGTTTACGGCAATGTGGCGACCAACAACACCGGCGGCATACTCGTCTTTAATATGCCGAACCTGAGCCAACCGGGTGCGCGCACGCGTGTTTTCAATAATGAAATTTATGAGAACAACACCAAGAATTTCGGCCACAAGGGAACGCCGGTGGCGTCGATCCCCGCCGGTTCAGGCGTTGTTGTAAACTCCAACGACCAGGTCGAAATATTCAGCAACAACATTCGCGATAACAAAACCGCCAATGTCATCGTCGCCAGCGTCTTCTCATCCGATATTGGCGACGGCGATATGGCCGCTGATTTCGACCCCTACCCTGAAAAGATTTTTGTCTATGACAACGCGTTTGAAGGCGGGGGGGACAATCCTGATGGTCTGGAACTGCAGGCGTTGAAACTCGCCATCGCCGGGCCCATGGGCCGTATCCCTGATGTCTTATGGGACGGCTATGTGGACCCTGACGGGAGCGGCCCTCAGGATGTTCTCTGCGTTCAGAACGGCGAAGCGAGGGTGCTGAATGTTGACGGGCCGAACGATAATAAAAGCCCGCGCATCGCGGAAACCCGCGATCATGACTGCACCTTTGAAAAACTGCCCGAGGTCGAACTGAACGAACCGCTCGCCAGCCTATAG
- a CDS encoding SO2930 family diheme c-type cytochrome, producing the protein MKAVRTFMQRYNFASPAIMLAIFAGLLLSACSEQQTAPTFHAQDNPTRLSDWGMLETSTDELVISEGVTPYDLATPLFSDYALKLRTVWTPAGAPVLYNSDSVFEFPVGTVITKTFYYPTTGDEWTGDVSISRERSINNNAMALDHLRLIETRVLVHRETGWEALPYIWNDEQTDAVLKRTGDVIPMTLHRDDGRTEQFGYLVPNVNQCAGCHATDATARTIEPIGPKARHLNKPSSFAPAFNQLDHWLAKGLLTGEIAQPAPRNAEWTDESEPVEVRARAYLDANCSHCHNPVGPADTSGLNLEPDATGPALGICKTPIAAGIGTGDRIFDIVPGDPDASITIFRMETDNPGAMMPELGRAVTHEEGVALVSEWIARMDGDCSQKG; encoded by the coding sequence ATGAAGGCCGTAAGAACTTTCATGCAACGATACAATTTTGCCAGCCCTGCAATAATGCTCGCCATCTTTGCCGGCCTACTGCTGTCCGCTTGTTCTGAACAGCAGACTGCCCCAACGTTTCACGCACAAGATAACCCGACGCGTTTAAGCGACTGGGGCATGCTTGAGACGAGCACAGATGAACTGGTCATCAGCGAGGGCGTTACGCCGTACGATCTCGCGACACCTTTGTTTTCCGACTATGCGCTGAAGCTTAGGACAGTATGGACGCCGGCAGGCGCGCCAGTGTTGTACAACTCTGACAGCGTTTTTGAGTTTCCCGTTGGCACGGTCATCACAAAAACCTTTTACTATCCGACGACAGGAGACGAATGGACGGGGGACGTCTCCATCAGCCGGGAGCGCAGCATCAACAACAACGCCATGGCGTTGGATCATTTACGGCTGATCGAGACGCGGGTTCTTGTACATCGTGAAACGGGCTGGGAGGCGCTTCCCTATATCTGGAACGATGAACAGACCGACGCGGTGTTGAAACGTACGGGCGACGTCATCCCCATGACATTGCATCGAGATGACGGACGGACGGAACAATTCGGCTATCTTGTACCGAACGTGAACCAGTGCGCCGGCTGTCACGCGACCGACGCCACAGCGAGAACGATCGAGCCAATCGGGCCAAAGGCGCGGCACCTGAATAAGCCGTCATCTTTCGCCCCTGCCTTTAACCAGCTCGATCACTGGCTGGCGAAGGGCCTGCTCACCGGAGAGATTGCCCAACCCGCACCGAGAAACGCCGAGTGGACGGATGAAAGCGAGCCGGTTGAGGTGCGCGCGCGCGCCTATCTCGACGCCAATTGCAGCCATTGCCACAACCCGGTCGGCCCGGCAGACACATCCGGCCTCAATCTGGAACCGGACGCCACAGGTCCCGCCCTCGGCATCTGTAAAACGCCCATTGCCGCCGGCATCGGCACAGGCGACCGCATCTTTGATATCGTCCCGGGTGACCCGGATGCATCGATCACCATCTTCCGCATGGAAACTGACAACCCAGGCGCCATGATGCCGGAACTCGGCCGCGCAGTAACGCATGAGGAGGGCGTCGCATTAGTGTCCGAATGGATTGCAAGAATGGATGGCGATTGTTCGCAAAAAGGATAA
- a CDS encoding alpha/beta hydrolase has protein sequence MNLKFLKFSIAAVILIYMVIYGGLYIFQRSFLYFPTPEVQHPDAEAIYIENDVARIKLWKAGTGSKKAILYFGGNAEEVSRNITPFLQHLTTYDIYLMNYRGFSGSTGSPNETALYIDALSLYDLAAKDYDDISVIGRSLGSGVATYVAANREIEKLFLITPYDSIENVAQSKFPFVPVSLLLHDKYNSAARAHKIDAETLIVMAENDGVIPLHFTEALIRQFGAPAPQIHQIPGTHHLTVSNPPLFWRILGDFFDPHDV, from the coding sequence ATGAACCTGAAATTTTTGAAGTTCAGCATTGCTGCCGTTATCCTGATCTATATGGTGATCTACGGCGGGCTTTATATTTTTCAACGCAGCTTTCTGTATTTTCCTACGCCGGAAGTTCAGCACCCCGATGCTGAGGCGATCTACATCGAAAATGATGTCGCTCGAATAAAACTTTGGAAGGCCGGAACTGGAAGCAAGAAAGCGATTCTTTACTTTGGTGGAAACGCCGAGGAGGTATCGAGAAATATCACGCCATTTCTGCAGCACTTAACGACATACGATATCTACCTGATGAATTATCGCGGATTCAGCGGCAGCACGGGGTCGCCAAACGAAACTGCATTATATATCGACGCACTATCACTCTATGATCTCGCAGCCAAAGACTATGATGACATCTCTGTTATTGGACGCAGCCTTGGAAGCGGCGTGGCAACCTATGTTGCTGCAAACAGGGAAATAGAAAAACTTTTTCTCATCACCCCTTATGACAGCATAGAAAATGTGGCCCAAAGCAAGTTTCCTTTTGTTCCAGTTTCGCTGCTGCTTCATGACAAATATAATTCCGCAGCGCGCGCCCATAAAATTGACGCGGAAACATTAATTGTCATGGCTGAGAACGACGGCGTTATTCCATTACATTTTACTGAGGCTTTGATCAGGCAGTTTGGAGCGCCTGCACCTCAGATACATCAAATTCCGGGAACGCATCACCTGACAGTGTCAAATCCACCGCTGTTTTGGCGGATTCTCGGCGATTTTTTTGATCCTCATGACGTTTAG
- the shc gene encoding squalene--hopene cyclase: MFDDKTSSGAKRSNFDQQLTGAIDAAAGWLSARQKPEGYWVGRLESNACMEAQWILALWFMGLENHHLRPRLANSLRETQREDGSWQIYYGAPAGDINTTVEAYAALRSMGDRKDAPHMVRAREWIMSKGGLKNIRVFTRYWLALIGEWPWEKTPNLPPEVIFFPNWFVFSIYNFAQWARATLMPIAVLSARRPSRPLPQGQRLDELFPEGRDKHDFAYPKKPGAGFLDAFFLGADKVLHALQGFGDTAKIGLLRKGAVSRALEWIIQHQDADGVWGGIQPPWIYSLMALYNEGYALDHAVVEKGLNALDDPRWRVDVGEATWIQASTSPVWDTVLTLLAFDDCDLNERQQEEVEKALDWVLAQQVLRPGDWKVKCPKLEPGGWAFEYKNYFYPDTDDTAVALIALAPFRNDPKWKEKGIEEAIEKGVNWLIGMQSKGGGWGAFDKDNDKQILTKIPFCDFGEALDPPSVDVTAHIIEAFGKLGIGADHPSMVRALDYIKSEQHADGAWFGRWGVNYVYGTGAVLPALEAIGEDMTQSYIRKASDWLILHQNEDGGWGESCASYMDQKQMGRGKSTASQTAWALMGLAAVGRAEDERAIADGVQFLIERQKDGTWEEPEYTGTGFPGYGVGQHIKLGDPSLEERLKQGPELSRAFMINYNLYRHYFPLMAMGRVRKMMA; encoded by the coding sequence ATGTTCGACGATAAGACAAGCAGTGGCGCCAAACGGTCCAATTTCGATCAGCAGCTTACCGGCGCCATTGATGCGGCGGCGGGCTGGCTCAGCGCGCGGCAAAAGCCTGAAGGCTATTGGGTCGGTAGGCTTGAGTCGAACGCTTGCATGGAAGCGCAATGGATCCTCGCGCTTTGGTTCATGGGGCTTGAGAACCATCACCTGCGTCCGCGATTGGCGAACTCGTTACGGGAAACCCAGCGTGAAGACGGCTCCTGGCAGATTTACTATGGCGCGCCGGCTGGCGATATCAATACGACTGTTGAGGCCTATGCGGCGTTGCGTTCCATGGGTGATCGCAAGGATGCGCCGCATATGGTGCGCGCTCGCGAATGGATCATGTCGAAGGGTGGGCTTAAAAATATCCGCGTCTTTACGCGTTACTGGCTTGCGCTTATCGGCGAATGGCCGTGGGAGAAAACGCCGAACCTGCCGCCGGAAGTAATTTTCTTTCCAAACTGGTTTGTGTTTTCGATCTACAATTTTGCGCAGTGGGCGCGGGCGACCTTGATGCCAATTGCAGTGTTGTCCGCACGGCGGCCGTCGCGGCCATTGCCGCAGGGACAACGTCTTGATGAGCTTTTTCCGGAAGGGCGTGACAAGCATGATTTCGCCTACCCAAAAAAACCAGGCGCGGGATTTCTCGACGCTTTCTTTCTGGGAGCGGACAAGGTTCTTCACGCGTTGCAAGGGTTCGGCGATACGGCGAAGATCGGCTTGCTGCGTAAGGGCGCGGTTTCCCGCGCGCTGGAGTGGATCATTCAGCATCAGGATGCGGATGGCGTCTGGGGCGGCATCCAGCCGCCATGGATCTATTCGCTGATGGCGCTTTATAATGAAGGCTACGCGCTCGATCACGCAGTGGTTGAGAAAGGGCTGAACGCTCTCGATGATCCGCGGTGGCGTGTTGACGTAGGTGAGGCGACCTGGATTCAGGCCTCCACCAGCCCTGTCTGGGATACGGTGCTGACCTTGCTGGCGTTTGATGATTGCGATCTGAATGAGCGCCAGCAGGAAGAGGTCGAAAAAGCGCTCGACTGGGTCTTGGCGCAACAGGTGTTGCGGCCCGGCGACTGGAAAGTGAAATGCCCGAAACTTGAGCCCGGCGGCTGGGCGTTTGAATACAAGAATTACTTCTATCCCGATACGGATGATACGGCGGTGGCGTTGATTGCGTTGGCGCCGTTCCGCAACGATCCGAAGTGGAAAGAAAAGGGCATCGAAGAAGCTATTGAGAAGGGCGTCAATTGGCTTATCGGCATGCAGTCGAAAGGCGGCGGCTGGGGTGCTTTTGACAAGGACAACGACAAACAGATCCTGACGAAAATTCCGTTCTGCGATTTTGGCGAAGCGCTCGATCCGCCGTCGGTGGATGTGACCGCCCATATTATAGAGGCGTTTGGCAAGCTCGGCATAGGCGCCGATCATCCGTCCATGGTTCGCGCGCTCGATTATATCAAGTCGGAGCAGCACGCGGACGGCGCCTGGTTCGGCCGTTGGGGCGTCAACTACGTTTACGGCACGGGCGCCGTGCTGCCAGCGCTCGAAGCGATTGGCGAGGACATGACGCAAAGTTATATCCGTAAAGCGTCGGACTGGTTGATCCTGCATCAGAATGAGGATGGCGGCTGGGGTGAATCCTGCGCGTCGTATATGGATCAAAAACAGATGGGCCGGGGCAAATCGACCGCCTCGCAAACCGCCTGGGCGCTCATGGGTCTTGCTGCGGTAGGCCGGGCGGAAGACGAGCGCGCCATTGCCGACGGCGTGCAGTTCCTGATTGAGCGTCAGAAAGACGGCACATGGGAAGAGCCCGAATATACCGGTACCGGGTTTCCGGGTTACGGCGTCGGCCAGCATATCAAGCTTGGCGATCCGTCGCTTGAAGAGCGACTTAAGCAGGGGCCCGAACTCTCTCGCGCTTTCATGATCAATTATAATCTTTATCGTCACTACTTTCCGCTGATGGCGATGGGGCGCGTACGGAAGATGATGGCCTAA
- a CDS encoding MBL fold metallo-hydrolase has translation MKPDVKTFFDEETFTASHVVCDQSEGTCAIIDSVLDYDAAAGRTSTSSADAIIDYVRSNDMAVEWILETHVHADHLTAAPYLKEKLGGKSGIGDQVRVIQDTFGKIFNVEAEFSTHGSHFDTLFADGEAFKVGGIEAKFIYTPGHTPACSTIVIGDAAFVGDTLFMPDYGTARCDFPGGDARTLYRSIQRIFALPDETRLFMCHDYKAPGRDTFKWQTTVAEQRSKNIHIHGGVSEDEFVAMRESRDKNLSMPKLILPSVQVNMRGGAMPPPEDNGVSYLKIPINTL, from the coding sequence ATGAAACCCGACGTCAAAACCTTCTTCGACGAGGAAACATTTACCGCCAGCCACGTGGTTTGCGATCAATCGGAGGGAACATGCGCGATTATCGATTCCGTGCTCGACTATGACGCCGCCGCCGGCCGAACGAGCACGTCATCTGCCGACGCTATCATCGACTATGTCAGAAGCAACGACATGGCCGTCGAATGGATTCTCGAGACCCACGTTCACGCGGATCATTTAACCGCCGCGCCATATCTGAAAGAAAAACTTGGCGGCAAGAGCGGCATTGGTGACCAGGTTAGGGTCATTCAAGATACGTTTGGCAAAATATTTAACGTCGAAGCCGAATTCAGCACTCATGGCAGCCATTTCGACACATTGTTTGCCGACGGAGAAGCATTCAAAGTCGGCGGAATAGAAGCGAAGTTCATTTACACCCCCGGCCACACGCCCGCTTGCTCAACCATCGTGATCGGCGACGCCGCCTTTGTCGGCGATACGCTGTTCATGCCCGATTACGGGACGGCGCGCTGCGATTTTCCAGGCGGCGATGCACGCACACTTTACCGATCAATTCAGAGAATCTTCGCTCTGCCCGACGAGACCCGTCTGTTCATGTGCCACGACTATAAAGCGCCTGGCCGAGATACATTTAAATGGCAAACCACAGTTGCTGAACAGCGATCAAAAAATATTCACATTCATGGCGGCGTCAGCGAAGATGAGTTTGTGGCCATGCGCGAAAGCCGGGACAAAAATCTATCCATGCCGAAACTGATCTTGCCCTCCGTGCAGGTCAATATGCGTGGCGGCGCCATGCCGCCGCCGGAGGATAATGGCGTTTCATATCTCAAGATTCCGATAAACACGTTGTAG
- a CDS encoding AMP-binding protein gives MSNANFFETLKAAYSNAFDKPCLSLPNGRSFTYGDIDALSAKMAGALLATGAKPGDRITVQVEKSAENIALYLGAMRAGLIYVPLNTAYTPEEVQYFLSDAKPAIFVCSPENYAALAPAAKKARLKKLFTLGAEGNGSLPDTASSISPFKRCCSRTETDTAVILYTSGTTGRSKGAMLTHGNLRSNAETLNTLWDFTHHDVLLHALPVFHIHGLFVALHTAMLSACEILFLPKFDVCEILSQLPKSSVMMGVPTFYTRLLANVNFTKTVCESVRLFISGSAPLTTETFKAFETRTGHKILERYGMSEAGMIASNPLNGERVAGTVGYPLPKVSIRISGEAPSEVEIKGPNVFAGYWEKPDKTKEVFTKDLWFRTGDIGTLSDDGRLTLVGREKDLIISGGFNIYPVEIEQVINALSGVAESAVIGVPHPDMGEGVVAILVEENSGVTDEALSQAVSKLAKFKRPRRFIRLRTLPRNAMGKVQKQALRETYKNIYRV, from the coding sequence ATGAGCAACGCTAATTTTTTTGAAACACTGAAGGCTGCGTATTCGAACGCATTTGATAAGCCATGTTTGTCGCTCCCCAATGGTCGCAGCTTCACTTATGGCGACATTGACGCGCTTTCAGCGAAAATGGCTGGAGCGCTGTTGGCTACAGGCGCTAAACCCGGAGACCGCATTACAGTTCAAGTCGAGAAATCAGCCGAGAACATTGCTCTGTATCTTGGCGCAATGCGCGCTGGGCTTATTTATGTTCCGCTCAATACGGCCTACACGCCAGAGGAAGTCCAGTATTTTCTAAGTGACGCCAAGCCGGCTATATTCGTCTGTTCACCCGAGAATTACGCTGCACTAGCGCCGGCTGCAAAAAAAGCCAGGCTAAAAAAGCTTTTCACCCTTGGTGCTGAGGGCAATGGATCGCTGCCAGATACAGCGAGCAGCATTTCACCATTCAAAAGGTGTTGCTCACGCACCGAAACAGATACTGCGGTCATCCTCTATACATCCGGCACAACCGGCCGATCGAAAGGCGCGATGCTGACGCATGGGAACCTCAGATCTAATGCTGAAACATTAAACACTCTTTGGGACTTCACGCACCACGACGTCCTTCTACACGCTTTGCCAGTCTTCCATATTCACGGGCTTTTCGTTGCACTACACACCGCCATGCTCAGCGCTTGTGAAATTCTCTTTTTACCAAAATTCGACGTATGCGAAATCCTGAGCCAATTGCCAAAATCGAGCGTAATGATGGGCGTGCCGACTTTTTATACACGCTTGCTGGCCAACGTTAATTTTACGAAGACGGTGTGTGAAAGTGTACGTCTATTCATCTCTGGCTCCGCGCCGTTGACAACCGAAACTTTCAAAGCGTTTGAAACGCGCACCGGTCATAAAATTCTTGAACGCTACGGCATGTCAGAGGCCGGCATGATTGCATCTAATCCGCTCAACGGGGAACGCGTTGCCGGAACAGTCGGGTATCCGTTGCCGAAAGTTTCCATTCGCATCTCCGGTGAAGCACCAAGCGAAGTAGAAATCAAGGGACCGAATGTTTTTGCTGGATACTGGGAAAAGCCAGACAAGACCAAAGAAGTCTTTACCAAAGACCTCTGGTTTCGCACGGGCGACATAGGAACATTATCTGATGATGGGCGTCTTACGCTTGTGGGCCGTGAAAAAGACCTCATTATTTCTGGTGGCTTTAACATCTACCCCGTCGAAATTGAGCAAGTGATTAACGCACTTTCAGGTGTTGCAGAAAGCGCCGTCATTGGCGTTCCTCATCCAGATATGGGTGAAGGCGTCGTCGCTATTCTTGTGGAAGAGAACTCTGGAGTCACAGACGAAGCCTTGTCTCAAGCTGTGAGCAAGCTTGCTAAATTCAAAAGGCCAAGAAGATTTATCCGGTTGCGTACCCTTCCCCGTAACGCAATGGGCAAAGTGCAAAAACAAGCGCTTCGTGAGACTTATAAAAACATTTATCGCGTGTGA
- a CDS encoding GNAT family N-acetyltransferase, translating to MKEAIVRLPWNGAAPVVETDRLRLREYRLSDWSDVRDMWKHPDVTKFFGGKPAPDELSWTKFLRKAGHWLLLGYGYWAVEDKHSGAFIGEAGFGDYKRDIYPSLGADPEIGWAIAPDFHGRGYASEAALAATAWADAAFGTRRLCCIISPGNDASIRVARKCGFHESARATYNDDPIIIFHRDPQ from the coding sequence ATGAAGGAGGCGATAGTTCGGCTCCCTTGGAATGGAGCAGCGCCGGTTGTCGAAACCGATCGCTTGAGATTGCGTGAGTACAGGCTCTCTGACTGGTCAGATGTCAGAGATATGTGGAAGCATCCAGATGTCACCAAATTCTTTGGCGGTAAGCCGGCTCCAGATGAATTATCATGGACAAAATTTTTGCGGAAAGCAGGGCATTGGCTGTTGCTCGGGTATGGATATTGGGCAGTCGAGGACAAACATTCCGGCGCTTTTATCGGCGAGGCGGGGTTTGGCGATTATAAAAGAGACATATATCCCTCGTTAGGGGCTGACCCGGAGATTGGTTGGGCGATAGCACCAGATTTTCATGGGCGTGGCTACGCCAGCGAAGCAGCATTAGCAGCCACGGCATGGGCCGACGCGGCGTTTGGGACCCGGCGGTTATGTTGCATCATCAGTCCTGGTAATGATGCTTCGATACGGGTCGCTCGCAAATGCGGGTTTCATGAAAGCGCGCGGGCAACCTATAATGATGACCCGATCATTATATTTCATCGTGATCCGCAATAG
- a CDS encoding DUF885 domain-containing protein, with amino-acid sequence MLGAWYYPNESGAYRAGHRRNDMKTLFISAMASLIAMGVAAASPGEDLDALFEEYWTNEMRENPFTATRSGVRDYNAEVRLVAPADFERRTQKAELFLERLNEVNREGLSDSQALSADLLEFILEHDIVLAEYDRWRIPFLADTGFHTNFGYTVDATTFRSEKDYEDYLGRLGKLPEFIDQNIANMRRGLEDGFSQPKEILANIMPSFRAQIKDNAAAHPYYAPFTSMPQSISARRQAVLKEAGRAVIADEVIPAFQRALSFMEEEYLPGARDTLGADKLPNGKDYYAALVRYYTTLDDVTPDGVHKIGLKEVARIRREMDAVIEETGFEGSFQEFVEYLRTDEQFYPTTPQALLERAAWISKDIDGRLPAFFGKLPRQPYSVEPVPAEIAPNYTTGRYIGAPADADRGGQYWVNTYALDKRPFYSLTALTLHEAVPGHHFQNALALEIENAPEFRKEFYPHAFGEGWGLYSEKLGVEMGVYGTPYDHFGRLSYEMWRACRLVIDTGIHSKGWTREQAIDYLASNTALSLHNVQTEVDRYIAWPGQALAYKMGELKIWELRTNAEKQLGDRFDIREFHNVILNGGGLPLELLSSQVDKYILETKAE; translated from the coding sequence ATGCTCGGAGCATGGTATTATCCAAACGAATCCGGAGCGTACCGCGCGGGGCACAGGAGAAATGACATGAAGACCTTGTTTATCAGCGCCATGGCCAGCCTGATTGCGATGGGAGTTGCTGCGGCTTCGCCAGGCGAAGACTTAGATGCTCTTTTTGAAGAATACTGGACAAACGAGATGCGCGAAAACCCTTTCACCGCAACCAGATCCGGTGTTCGTGACTATAATGCTGAAGTGCGGCTAGTTGCTCCTGCTGATTTTGAACGGCGTACCCAGAAAGCAGAGCTGTTTTTAGAGCGTCTGAATGAAGTAAACCGTGAAGGCCTGAGTGATTCACAGGCGCTTAGCGCCGACCTGCTGGAGTTTATTCTGGAACACGATATCGTTTTAGCTGAATATGATCGTTGGCGTATTCCATTTTTGGCGGACACGGGATTTCATACGAATTTTGGATATACAGTCGACGCTACGACATTCCGCTCTGAGAAAGATTACGAAGACTATCTGGGACGGCTTGGAAAGTTACCGGAGTTTATCGATCAGAACATCGCGAATATGCGCCGTGGGTTAGAAGACGGCTTTTCCCAGCCCAAAGAAATTCTCGCGAATATCATGCCGTCATTTCGGGCGCAGATTAAAGACAATGCTGCCGCGCACCCATATTACGCTCCATTTACATCTATGCCGCAGTCGATATCCGCCCGCCGCCAGGCCGTATTGAAGGAAGCTGGAAGAGCTGTCATTGCTGATGAAGTTATCCCGGCGTTTCAGCGCGCCTTGAGTTTTATGGAAGAAGAATACCTCCCAGGCGCTCGTGACACTCTCGGTGCCGACAAACTGCCCAATGGCAAGGATTACTACGCCGCACTGGTGCGATATTACACAACTCTGGACGATGTGACTCCGGATGGCGTCCATAAAATAGGGCTTAAGGAAGTGGCGCGGATTCGACGAGAGATGGATGCGGTCATCGAAGAAACCGGGTTTGAAGGTTCTTTCCAGGAGTTTGTTGAATATTTGCGTACTGATGAACAATTTTACCCAACAACCCCGCAAGCGTTGCTGGAACGTGCGGCGTGGATTTCAAAAGACATTGATGGAAGATTGCCGGCGTTCTTCGGAAAATTACCGCGTCAACCTTATTCAGTAGAACCTGTGCCCGCCGAAATCGCGCCAAACTATACGACTGGACGTTATATTGGCGCACCGGCAGATGCGGATCGCGGCGGACAATATTGGGTCAACACTTATGCGCTGGATAAACGCCCCTTTTATTCGCTAACCGCGCTCACTCTCCATGAGGCCGTTCCCGGCCACCACTTTCAAAACGCGCTGGCGCTGGAAATTGAAAATGCACCGGAGTTTCGCAAGGAATTTTATCCTCATGCTTTCGGAGAAGGGTGGGGGCTCTATTCAGAAAAGTTAGGGGTAGAGATGGGCGTTTATGGAACACCCTACGATCATTTCGGGCGTCTATCCTATGAAATGTGGCGCGCATGCCGCCTGGTGATTGATACAGGCATACATTCCAAAGGCTGGACCCGGGAACAGGCTATTGATTACCTTGCCTCCAATACCGCGCTATCATTGCACAATGTTCAGACAGAGGTGGACCGATATATTGCATGGCCTGGTCAAGCGCTCGCGTATAAAATGGGAGAACTGAAGATATGGGAGCTGCGCACTAATGCAGAAAAACAGCTTGGAGACAGGTTTGATATTCGTGAATTTCACAATGTCATCTTGAATGGCGGCGGCTTACCTCTGGAACTTCTGTCCAGTCAGGTTGATAAATATATCTTGGAGACCAAAGCTGAATGA
- a CDS encoding YHS domain-containing (seleno)protein, which produces MLRRILTLMTVLFAAFSLQGAMAESPVYTKLFSNLAVDGYDPVAYFTDGAPLKGKKQFSYEFNGAEWRFYSAENLEAFKSDPEAYAPQYGGYCAWAVSQNYIARGNPKNWSIVDGKLYLNYNNEIQSRWEQDIPSFIELANTNWPGVIDK; this is translated from the coding sequence ATGCTTCGCCGGATCCTCACCCTAATGACCGTCCTATTTGCCGCATTTTCTTTACAAGGTGCGATGGCGGAAAGCCCTGTCTATACAAAGCTATTTTCCAACCTGGCAGTCGATGGATATGACCCAGTCGCCTATTTCACAGATGGCGCGCCCCTGAAAGGGAAAAAACAGTTTTCCTACGAATTTAATGGTGCTGAATGGCGTTTTTATTCAGCGGAAAATCTTGAAGCATTTAAATCCGACCCCGAGGCATACGCTCCGCAATACGGCGGTTACTGTGCCTGGGCTGTCTCTCAAAATTATATTGCTCGTGGCAATCCGAAAAACTGGTCGATTGTGGATGGAAAACTCTACCTGAACTACAACAATGAAATCCAGTCCAGATGGGAGCAAGACATTCCAAGCTTTATCGAACTTGCTAATACAAACTGGCCGGGCGTCATTGACAAATAA